Proteins from a genomic interval of Gordonia sp. SL306:
- a CDS encoding M67 family metallopeptidase translates to MLTIGQGLVDAMVAHARADHPDEACGIIAGPEGSDRPERFVAMVNAERSPTFYRFDSGEQLKVWREMDRLDEEPVVIYHSHTATEAYPSRTDISYASEPNAHYVLVSTRDADNAEIRSYRIVDGVVTEEQIEIRS, encoded by the coding sequence GTGCTGACGATCGGTCAGGGATTGGTCGATGCGATGGTGGCGCACGCTCGCGCCGATCACCCGGACGAGGCGTGCGGGATCATCGCCGGGCCCGAGGGGTCCGATCGCCCCGAGCGGTTCGTGGCGATGGTCAACGCCGAGCGCTCGCCGACCTTTTACCGTTTCGATTCGGGTGAGCAGCTGAAGGTGTGGCGGGAGATGGATCGCCTCGACGAGGAGCCGGTGGTGATCTATCACTCGCACACCGCGACCGAGGCCTACCCGAGCCGCACCGACATCTCGTATGCAAGCGAACCGAACGCCCATTACGTGCTGGTGTCCACCCGGGACGCCGACAACGCAGAGATCCGCAGCTATCGCATCGTCGATGGTGTGGTGACCGAAGAGCAGATAGAGATCAGGAGCTGA
- a CDS encoding MoaD/ThiS family protein, producing MAVTVSIPTILRTHTGGEKRVEASGATLSEVIDNLESANPGIKERLVADGKLHRFVNIYVNDEDVRFSGGLDTTIGDGDDVTILPAVAGG from the coding sequence ATGGCGGTAACCGTGTCCATCCCGACCATCCTGCGTACACACACGGGTGGTGAGAAGCGGGTCGAGGCGTCGGGGGCGACCCTCTCCGAGGTCATCGACAATCTGGAGTCGGCCAACCCCGGGATCAAGGAACGACTCGTCGCCGACGGCAAGTTGCACCGCTTCGTCAACATCTATGTCAACGACGAGGACGTGCGGTTCTCCGGCGGCCTCGACACGACGATCGGCGACGGCGACGATGTGACGATCCTGCCCGCCGTCGCGGGCGGATAG
- a CDS encoding PLP-dependent cysteine synthase family protein — protein MARYTSLIDSVGHTPLIGLQRLSPRWDETADGPHVRLWAKLEDRNPTGSIKDRPALRMIEQAERDGLLAPGSIILEPTSGNTGISLAMAAKLKGYQLICVMPENTSEERRSLLKMFGAQVISSPAAGGSNTAVAMAKDLAAEHPDWVMLYQYGNEANMLAHYEGTGPELFADLPEITHFVAGLGTTGTLMGVGRYLREQNPEIEIVAAEPRYGDEVYGLRNIDEGFVPELYDDSVLTRRFSVQGVDAVARVRELIDAEGIFAGISTGAILQAARGVGRGAMKNGQRADIGLVIPDAGWKYLSTGAYEGSLEQAEQALEGQLWA, from the coding sequence GTGGCTCGCTACACGTCGCTCATCGACTCGGTGGGGCACACGCCCCTGATCGGGCTGCAGCGACTGTCGCCACGCTGGGACGAGACGGCCGACGGTCCGCATGTGCGTTTGTGGGCCAAACTCGAGGACCGTAATCCGACCGGTTCCATCAAGGACCGTCCCGCGTTGCGGATGATCGAGCAGGCCGAGCGTGACGGGTTGTTGGCGCCCGGATCGATCATCCTCGAACCGACCAGCGGCAACACCGGGATCAGCTTGGCGATGGCTGCCAAGCTGAAGGGTTATCAGCTGATCTGCGTCATGCCCGAGAACACCTCGGAGGAACGCCGGTCGCTGTTGAAGATGTTTGGCGCGCAGGTCATCTCGTCGCCTGCGGCCGGTGGCTCCAATACCGCGGTCGCGATGGCGAAAGATCTCGCAGCCGAGCATCCCGACTGGGTGATGCTCTACCAGTACGGCAATGAGGCCAACATGCTCGCCCACTACGAGGGAACCGGGCCAGAGCTGTTCGCGGACTTGCCGGAGATCACCCACTTCGTGGCGGGGCTCGGCACCACGGGCACCCTCATGGGTGTCGGTCGCTACCTGCGTGAGCAGAACCCCGAGATCGAGATCGTCGCCGCCGAGCCGCGTTACGGCGACGAGGTCTACGGCCTGCGTAACATCGACGAGGGCTTTGTGCCCGAGCTCTATGACGACTCGGTGCTCACCCGGCGGTTCTCCGTCCAGGGCGTCGACGCCGTGGCCCGGGTACGCGAGCTCATCGACGCCGAGGGGATCTTCGCCGGTATCTCCACCGGAGCGATCCTGCAGGCCGCACGCGGAGTCGGCCGGGGTGCGATGAAGAACGGCCAACGCGCCGACATCGGCCTGGTCATCCCCGATGCGGGGTGGAAGTATCTGAGCACCGGAGCCTACGAAGGTAGCCTGGAGCAGGCAGAGCAGGCGCTTGAAGGCCAGCTCTGGGCATGA